One Desulfobulbus oligotrophicus DNA segment encodes these proteins:
- a CDS encoding C40 family peptidase, with product MNRLQSNCLIGALIMAAAAGLFFLLTTWHNPSLKPQETVHQKQVCVQPTDLRSLSAVPQDPGRFAAAMTESLNPVEQQQLEQHFHRDYFTPWTASAPLFDGNMVYTSLQQLTHSTWYGENRLPIEPARLQSLLMLADMEQFPSMHEPGIVTRPAFIRVLPTTRPLYKTPDDFPFDRLQFAEIKPNEPVRLLHTSKDGAWLYVETAYANGWVEPDAVRRVDTAQREQILHAEQVVIVRDFVKVQSEDGDILPQPKIGSLYSLIREEPEYWLVKAAVTGKDRYAVITSVRIAKTDARRHPLHFSPENVTLISAELLKTPYGWGEIYRNRDCSATTRDFFLTFGILLPRNSYQQITSGPSISLSNLSNTDKKARLRELGIPFRTLLYHKGHIMLYAGLFAEQPVVLHTAWALPYKEPGCTEQLFILGKTLFTTLTAGEELPLVKGTSLDRLDSMLILPHYEQTGAKPD from the coding sequence ATGAACCGCCTGCAAAGTAACTGCCTGATTGGTGCCCTTATCATGGCCGCAGCTGCGGGTCTGTTCTTTTTGTTGACCACGTGGCACAACCCGTCTTTAAAACCGCAGGAAACAGTCCACCAGAAACAGGTCTGCGTACAACCGACAGATCTCAGATCACTCAGCGCAGTCCCGCAGGATCCCGGTCGTTTTGCCGCTGCCATGACCGAGTCACTTAACCCCGTTGAGCAGCAGCAACTTGAACAGCACTTTCATCGGGATTACTTTACACCCTGGACAGCATCCGCACCGCTCTTTGACGGTAACATGGTGTATACCAGTCTTCAACAGCTGACCCATTCAACCTGGTACGGAGAAAACCGGCTGCCGATAGAACCGGCTCGTCTGCAGTCTCTTCTGATGCTGGCGGATATGGAACAGTTTCCCAGTATGCATGAGCCGGGCATAGTGACCCGGCCTGCATTTATCCGCGTTTTACCGACAACCAGGCCATTGTATAAGACTCCGGACGACTTTCCTTTTGACCGCCTCCAATTTGCAGAGATCAAACCCAACGAGCCTGTTCGTCTTCTGCACACAAGTAAAGATGGGGCATGGCTGTATGTTGAGACCGCCTACGCCAATGGCTGGGTGGAACCCGACGCTGTCAGGCGAGTTGACACTGCTCAGCGTGAGCAGATACTCCATGCTGAGCAGGTGGTTATAGTCCGTGATTTTGTAAAGGTGCAGAGCGAGGATGGCGACATCCTGCCGCAACCAAAAATCGGCTCCCTGTACTCACTGATACGAGAAGAGCCGGAGTATTGGCTGGTCAAAGCTGCGGTTACGGGCAAAGACAGGTATGCGGTAATAACAAGCGTCCGTATTGCCAAAACCGACGCCCGCAGACATCCGCTGCACTTCAGCCCTGAAAACGTAACGCTCATCTCCGCGGAGCTCCTGAAAACTCCCTACGGGTGGGGAGAAATATACAGAAACCGCGACTGCTCGGCCACCACCAGGGATTTTTTCCTGACGTTCGGTATCCTGCTGCCACGTAATTCCTACCAACAGATCACCTCCGGCCCGTCTATTTCGCTGAGCAATCTTTCAAACACCGACAAGAAAGCACGTCTTCGTGAGCTCGGTATCCCCTTTCGCACCCTTCTCTATCACAAGGGACACATCATGCTCTACGCAGGGCTGTTTGCTGAGCAACCTGTTGTCCTGCATACGGCCTGGGCACTCCCCTACAAAGAGCCGGGCTGTACGGAACAGTTGTTTATACTCGGTAAAACACTATTCACCACACTGACGGCAGGTGAAGAGCTCCCGCTCGTCAAGGGAACATCCCTTGATCGGTTAGACAGCATGCTGATTTTGCCTCACTACGAACAAACAGGCGCAAAACCTGACTGA
- a CDS encoding lysylphosphatidylglycerol synthase transmembrane domain-containing protein — MPISTAQKPDTMKRVVRIVWKCVVVFIMISAIRLLYIKLRTEVSYDPVAKALLDNGNLWSDIKVIAGATSRYILDIPFISHVYAVLSALAAYVALAWYDRIALLHLGRLRGISWSYVAVCSFVTYALGHNLGMSVLSGGIVRLRAYCAKGLKATEVAALIAMCSFTFLFGTLLLLGAVLLFEPEIVLSLSNLIPQMVLPNWLVQAAGFTLLLLCGLYVFGSWQTFKPFRIGTLDIVYPRLGIVIRQILAAPLEIMAAAGIIYFVLPEAGNPGYFVVLGAFILSFSAGLVSQAPGGLGVMEAVFLAVIDTVPATNVMAALLIWRLLYLLLPLVVSIPIIFLFERSNVSCTDF; from the coding sequence ATGCCGATTTCAACTGCACAAAAACCTGATACGATGAAGCGTGTTGTACGCATAGTGTGGAAATGTGTTGTTGTCTTCATCATGATCAGCGCTATCAGACTGTTGTATATTAAACTCCGGACTGAAGTCTCCTATGATCCCGTTGCTAAGGCCCTGTTGGATAATGGAAATCTATGGAGCGACATCAAGGTGATTGCCGGAGCCACATCCAGGTATATTCTTGATATTCCATTCATATCGCATGTTTATGCAGTTTTGTCTGCGCTTGCCGCCTACGTTGCCCTGGCCTGGTACGATAGGATTGCTCTCCTTCATCTGGGGCGACTCAGAGGTATCTCATGGTCGTATGTTGCTGTTTGTTCCTTTGTGACCTATGCACTTGGACACAATCTCGGCATGTCGGTTTTATCCGGTGGAATTGTCCGGTTACGTGCTTACTGTGCCAAAGGGCTTAAGGCAACTGAGGTTGCCGCCCTGATCGCAATGTGCTCGTTTACGTTTCTTTTCGGCACACTGTTGCTTTTAGGGGCTGTTTTGTTGTTTGAGCCGGAGATTGTTTTATCCCTTTCAAATTTGATTCCACAGATGGTTTTGCCCAACTGGTTGGTACAGGCAGCGGGGTTTACACTCCTGTTGCTCTGTGGACTGTATGTGTTCGGATCATGGCAGACCTTCAAGCCATTTCGTATAGGGACACTGGATATTGTCTATCCGCGTCTTGGTATCGTTATCCGACAGATATTGGCAGCTCCCCTGGAAATTATGGCTGCCGCAGGCATCATTTATTTTGTTTTACCCGAAGCCGGCAATCCCGGTTACTTTGTTGTGTTAGGAGCATTTATCCTATCCTTTTCCGCTGGCCTTGTTTCCCAGGCCCCCGGTGGCCTTGGTGTGATGGAGGCGGTCTTTCTTGCGGTCATCGATACGGTACCGGCAACAAATGTGATGGCTGCCTTGCTTATCTGGCGTTTACTCTACCTGTTGCTGCCCCTTGTTGTCTCTATTCCCATCATCTTTCTCTTTGAACGGTCAAACGTTTCCTGCACAGATTTTTAA
- a CDS encoding zinc ribbon domain-containing protein produces MKGWDFIADQYGRVGSYRYMELPNSKEQFSMMVITKDAFTGSIVDLEAIKRQDERYQRQQEAIAALDTCVAKKDPAPVLTILLDDSVRIDERKRAIPMLTAINDTCCIEPLRNHVFKDPHLQHEVNLALGQILACHYLKECPHCSELIKARAIVCKHCQREVTAD; encoded by the coding sequence GTGAAAGGTTGGGACTTTATTGCCGATCAGTACGGTCGCGTTGGATCGTATCGATATATGGAATTACCCAATTCAAAAGAACAGTTCAGTATGATGGTTATCACAAAAGATGCCTTTACCGGCAGCATTGTTGATCTTGAAGCCATCAAAAGACAAGACGAGCGCTATCAGCGACAGCAGGAGGCCATCGCAGCCCTTGACACCTGCGTTGCGAAGAAGGATCCGGCGCCAGTGCTGACTATTCTCCTGGATGATTCGGTCCGGATAGATGAACGTAAACGTGCAATACCCATGTTGACAGCGATCAATGATACCTGTTGTATAGAACCTCTGCGGAACCATGTGTTCAAAGATCCGCACCTGCAACACGAGGTGAATCTTGCACTTGGTCAGATTCTCGCTTGTCACTATCTTAAGGAGTGCCCGCATTGCTCGGAGCTGATCAAGGCCCGCGCAATCGTGTGCAAGCATTGTCAGCGTGAGGTGACAGCTGACTGA